In the genome of Thermus sp. LT1-2-5, one region contains:
- a CDS encoding CoA-binding protein — protein MDDRALRAYLERARTIAVLGAHKDPSRPAHYVPKYLWGEGYRILPVNPRFAGEELFGERVAASLAELQGPVDILDVFRPPSALLDHLPEILALRPGLVWLQSGIAHPGFEGALREAGIPVVADRCLMVEHRRLFRGPIPL, from the coding sequence ATGGACGACCGGGCGTTGCGGGCCTATCTGGAAAGGGCCCGGACCATTGCCGTGCTCGGGGCCCACAAGGACCCTTCCCGCCCCGCCCATTACGTGCCCAAGTACCTCTGGGGAGAGGGCTACCGCATCCTGCCCGTAAACCCCCGCTTCGCCGGGGAGGAGCTCTTTGGGGAGAGGGTAGCGGCAAGCCTTGCCGAGCTTCAGGGCCCGGTGGACATCCTGGACGTTTTCCGCCCCCCTTCCGCCCTCCTGGACCACCTCCCGGAGATCCTCGCCCTAAGGCCCGGCCTGGTCTGGCTCCAGTCGGGGATCGCCCACCCCGGCTTTGAGGGGGCCCTCAGGGAGGCGGGCATCCCCGTGGTGGCGGACCGCTGCCTCATGGTGGAGCACAGGCGCCTCTTCCGGGGCCCCATTCCCCTCTAG